The Xenopus tropicalis strain Nigerian chromosome 2, UCB_Xtro_10.0, whole genome shotgun sequence genome window below encodes:
- the LOC116408589 gene encoding uncharacterized protein LOC116408589, whose protein sequence is MGAKFAPSYANLFLGWWEDLHIYNDINPFSVHIQYYGRYIDDIIMICIFHSYCPQYKLLLCFFIVESNTASPTLDDKDDEDYFNNNDYAADNKDDDKAKKDEGTESSKASYTENKEDDDDYFNRDDYQAKDKDEDDNEKERTNIDEDTGDESRFFFGKKKVRTEEVLINATFAKIARSEREHFVIVMVSAMGCVLIFLSLLTCVAFCKIYLKKLKNDVIAAEEGRANALTQELLQNNEDPKKEDKRQMIRIFGKLPAALKTFGQLQKPLDTNN, encoded by the exons ATGGGTGCCAAATTCGCACCTTCCTATGCGAATTTATTCCTAGGTTGGTGGGAGGATTTACACATTTATAATGATATCAATCCATTTTCTGTTCACATTCAATATTATGGACGCTATATTGACGATATCATTATGATCTG TATATTTCATTCATATTGCCCACAATATAaacttttattgtgtttttttattgtagaatCCAATACGGCATCACCTACTTTAGATGATAAAGATGATGAGGATTATTTTAACAATAATGATTATGCAGCTGATAATAAGGATGATGATAAGGCCAAGAAAGATGAAGGCACAG aaTCCAGCAAGGCATCATATACTGAGAATAAAGAGGATGATGATGATTACTTTAATCGAGATGATTATCAGGCTAAAGATAAAGATGAAGATGACAATGAAAAGGAAAGAACCAATATAGATGAAGATACCG GTGATGAATCCCGGTTTTTCTTCGGAAAGAAAAAAGTCCGTACAGAAGAAG ttttgatCAACGCTACATTCGCAAAAATAGCGCGGAGTGAACGGGAGCATTTTGTTATTGTAATGGTATCCGCAATGGGATGCGTACTCATTTTCCTGAGCTTACTGACCTGTGTcgcattttgtaaaatatatttgaaaaaacT GAAGAATGATGTCATAGCGGCAGAGGAAG GGCGTGCAAATGCCCTCACACAGGAACTACTGCAAAATAATGAAGACCCTAAGAAGGAAGATAAACGGCAAATGATCAGGATTTTTGGAAAACTGCCTGCTGCTCTGAAAACTTTTGGACAATTGCAAAAGCCTTTGGATACAAATAACTAA
- the LOC116408590 gene encoding uncharacterized protein LOC116408590 — MASYDSDFTIFHSYCPQYKLLLCFFIVESNTVSPTLDDKDDEDYFNNNDYAADNKDDDKAKKDEGTESSKASYTENKEEDDDYFNRDDYQAKDKDEDDNEKERTNIDEDTGDESRFFFGKKKVRTEEVLINATFAKIARSEREHFVIVMVSAMGCVLIFLSLLTCVAFCKIYLKKLKNDVIAAEEGRANALTQELLQNNEDPKKEDKRQMIRIFGKLPAALKTFGQLQKPLDTNN, encoded by the exons TATATTTCATTCATATTGCCCACAATATAaacttttattgtgtttttttattgtagaatCCAATACGGTATCACCTACTTTAGATGATAAAGATGATGAGGATTATTTTAACAATAATGATTATGCAGCTGATAATAAGGATGATGATAAGGCCAAGAAAGATGAAGGCACAG aaTCCAGCAAGGCATCATATACTGAGAATAAAGAGGAAGATGATGATTATTTTAATCGAGATGATTATCAGGCTAAAGATAAAGATGAAGATGACAATGAAAAGGAAAGAACCAATATAGATGAAGATACCG GTGATGAATCCCGGTTTTTCTTCGGAAAGAAAAAAGTCCGTACAGAAGAAG ttttgatCAACGCTACATTCGCAAAAATAGCGCGGAGTGAACGGGAGCATTTTGTTATTGTAATGGTATCCGCAATGGGATGCGTACTCATTTTCCTGAGCTTACTGACCTGTGTcgcattttgtaaaatatatttgaaaaaacT GAAGAATGATGTCATAGCGGCAGAGGAAG GGCGTGCAAATGCCCTCACACAGGAACTACTGCAAAATAATGAAGACCCTAAGAAGGAAGATAAACGGCAAATGATCAGGATTTTTGGAAAACTGCCTGCTGCTCTGAAAACTTTTGGACAATTGCAAAAGCCTTTGGATACAAATAACTAA